Genomic window (Ictalurus furcatus strain D&B chromosome 26, Billie_1.0, whole genome shotgun sequence):
GTCTACAGCTGTCCTCAGTGCAGAGACACTTTCACTCCGAGGCCTGTTCTACACAGAAACAACATGCTGgctgaagtggtggagaaactgaagaagactaaaatccaagctgcttctcctgctcactgttacgctggacctggagatgtggagtgtgatttctgcaccAGGAGAAAATACAAAGCCATCAAGTCCTGTCTGATGTGTCTGGCTTCCTTTTGTGAAACTCATCTGAAACCTCATCTAGAAGTTTCTGCTTTGAAAAAACACACCTTAATTGAAGCCTCAGCAAAACTCCAAGAGAAGATCTGCTCTGAACATAACAAGCTGATTGAGATCTACTGTCGTACTGACCAAACCTGCATCTGTTATTTGTGTACGATGGATAATCACAAAGGACACGACACCATCACAGTCACAGCAGAAAGAGCTGAGAAACAGGTGAGAATGAGAAACCTTTCCAaaattacagtatctcacaaaagtgagtacacccctcacatttttgtaaatatttgattatatcttttaatgtgacaacactgaagaaatgacactttgctacaatgtaaagtagtgagtgtacagcttgtgtaacagtgtaaatttactgtcccctcaaaataactcaacacacagccattaatgtctaaaacgctggcaacaaaagtgagtacacccctgtgaaaatgtccaaattgggcccaaagtgtcaatagtttgtgtggccaccattattttccagcactgccttaaccttcttgggcatggagttcaccagagcttaacaggttgccactggagtcctcttccactcctccatgatgacatcacggagctggtggatgttaaagaccttgtgctcctccaccatccgtttgaggatgccccacagatgctcaatagggtttaggtctggagacatgcttgaccagtccatcaccttcaccctcagcttctttagcaaggcagtggtcatcttggaggtgtgtttggggtcgttatcatgctataatactgcatactgatcatgctctgcttcagtatgtcacagtacatgttggcattcatggttccctcaatgaatagccgtatgagtgctgccagcattgctgcagaggttgaagggatgGGGggtcagaccatatgccgcacactgcatcaaactggtctgcatggctgtcgtcccagaaggaagtatctcacttttgtgagatactgtatatcatctTAACTATATTTTCCCATCTACAAAAAGGTTCCTTATTCAGTTAAATGATTTAACTTTAATTTCAATTTGTGTATCAATCAGAAGAATTCTGTAAAGGATTATTAAAATTGTATGTGTTCTGGTTAAGAGTGTTAAATTTATCCTCAGTGATAGTCGTAATCTGGTCAGATCAGTTAATGAACATTTCAACCAACACAGAGTTTTGACAGGGTGAGGAAGttgaacaccccccccccccccatactcgcacacacacacacacacacacacacacacacacactcgctctctctctacacacactttctcttccgTTCTGTTCaatagtctgttcttttgttctctgttgtcttgtttaaatgcagatgctgacaagtttgtcttcttaacatgtttatattttgaggtgtgtgagattttgtgttgaaaatggcaggttgtgtgttattgtacccatcacaggactgggatatgctgcttcattttcaacccaggttttatatcatataaacagaatagactttcaaggagaggtgtgacttacagttcaTCATGTtctctgagattcaggattttcccttcattttaatcagatcccaagtaactagtaacttgcgaCTTGAGTCGTCTTCTCAGTGGCtgctttaataattataattatatattattgtattattaattattaattatattatattttattatattaattaaatataattattaattagattattatatatcattatattatattatactatattattattattattaaattatataaatattttaataataatttaatttagtggctgctttttttttactcaagtcattattaacattattacttttactgttacttgagttattatttttattattagttttaattGTAAATGAGGAAcatttttggctactctacccacctctgagtgtagaaaaaaaaacccaaaatgaaataaatgaagcaaaaagaaaaatgaaattaGTGAGTTACTTCATATAAGATGTGTCCATGACTCTGCACTGAAacatactcaaaccagcacTTAAACACGTCCTAAACATGAGTCAGGTGCAGATCATTGAGGAGACTGAAGACTAGAGCTGAACTTGTCTACATCAATTTTATTGTCTTCATTAGTATCATTCAGAGAGTTGAGATCCTTTCTGACTACATGCATTGttaaaaacactttataaatAACTTTGAATAATcactcaattttattttatgtttggaCTCGTTATTTTACCCTCACCATAAACAGCCTGGTAGAGATTTCTAGCtagaaacactacaaaatgcagTAACCACATAGAAATTCTACAACACTGAGCTACCAGCTGAGTGGATATTGTGATGTGGGAGCTAATAAACTAACAGCTCAGTGTAGCTCATACTTTATAAAAAGCTGAATGTTAGTGATGTTGTCCTCAGAATGAGTTAaaggaggagcagatgaaatcccagcagagaatccagaagaagcagaagaaggtgcaggagctgaaacagacTGTGAACACGATTAAGGTGAGCAGTGAGCAGAGACAGAACTGctcctagaaacacacacaacatgaacaAACAGTCATCCAGAGTCCCGGTAACAgagggaaatgtgtgtgtgtgtgtgtgcatcctaAGAGTCCCGTGCTCAGAcagcagtttgtgtgtgtgtgtgtgtgtgtgtgtcctaacaGTCCCGTGCTCAGACAGCAGTGGAGGACAGTGAGATTATCTTTACTGAGATGATCAGCTCCATGGAGAAAATGCGCTCGGAGGTGACggagctgatcagagctcaggagaaggCTGAACTGAGTCAAGCTAAACGACTCCTGgagcaactggagcaggagatcactgatcttcagaggagagtcactgagctggagcagctttcacacacacacgatcacatcCAATTCCTCCAGGTAACACTCACTGTCTGATCTACAGAGCCAGttgtttctcacacactctctaaaACACCTCTCGTTAAAGCAACAGTAAAATATATGGTGTATTTCTGtaatgcatgctgggtaatgtAGTGACAGAACTCTGATGGATGTAAATATgaccactttaaaaaaatatgaattctgCAAAAAGACGAACTGAGAGATGCAACACTGTGCTACAAAatccttcttcttttcttttactttccaAAACACTTTGTTTGTGCGTGCTGTTTATCTTTGTTTGAAGTTTCATTTGCTTTCTGTAGGTTTTAGCTTCTGGACGTCAGTTTCCTCCATTAGACAGACCAGAGTTTCACACATCCAGCATCACTGTCCATCAAAatctctcatttgatggagtgaggAATTCTCTCTCAGATCTGAAGAAGAGACTCGAGGAATTCTTTGAGGAGGAATTCAACAAAATCCCTCCACATGGTAAGAGGAGCTGTTCCTGCTGGAGAAACACCATGATGGACGTCTTTACTCGCTCTGTGAAGTGTTATTTCTTAGCACTGCTCCTGCTTTCTTTTCTGCAGACAGTTTACTCACCTGACACGTTTAACTAAAatactgatttaaaatgaataaactgaCTGTATCACTTTCAACTGTTTCCATCTTTTACAACCTGATGATGCTTTTTGtcttcatttccatttttctctccacagctgcagcagttcaGATCATTTCACCATCAGAGCCACAGAGCAGAGAAGACTTTCTGACATGTacgtctaacacacacacacacacacacacaccacacacacacacacatccatacaccacacacacacacatacacacacacaccacatacacacacgcacacactcaccacatacacacacacgcacacacacaccacatacatacacacacacacactacaccacacacacacacacaacaaacacacacacacacacaccccatacacacacacacacacatataccacacagacacacagcacatacacacaccacgtacacatatgcacaaacacacacacctctcactcttcatatatatatatatatatatatatatatatatatatatatatatatatatatatatatatatatatatatatattctgtgaATGAAATCCAACATGTTCAGattgttcagtttgtttttttttcttttattttagatttttggtatctgactctg
Coding sequences:
- the LOC128601741 gene encoding E3 ubiquitin-protein ligase TRIM16-like; protein product: MIRFRAGFSFLSLSLNLSLSLSLSFFTTKVLQTHRSREPHLLIPEKTKQISESLSLSLSVCEFMKMAEASILVDQDQVICPVCQDLLKDPVTIPCGHSFCKVCINGCWDQEDQKGVYSCPQCRDTFTPRPVLHRNNMLAEVVEKLKKTKIQAASPAHCYAGPGDVECDFCTRRKYKAIKSCLMCLASFCETHLKPHLEVSALKKHTLIEASAKLQEKICSEHNKLIEIYCRTDQTCICYLCTMDNHKGHDTITVTAERAEKQNELKEEQMKSQQRIQKKQKKVQELKQTVNTIKSRAQTAVEDSEIIFTEMISSMEKMRSEVTELIRAQEKAELSQAKRLLEQLEQEITDLQRRVTELEQLSHTHDHIQFLQVTLTFPPLDRPEFHTSSITVHQNLSFDGVRNSLSDLKKRLEEFFEEEFNKIPPHVQIISPSEPQSREDFLTYFWYLTLDPSTAHHYVILSEKNRAVTASEREQQYSDHPERFDSYKQVLCKESLCGRCYWEVEWSGFGVYISVSYKDIRRKGEGSECGFGCNNQSWSLWCSSSSFCFYHNDNKTDLGVPSSSRIGVYVDHSAGSLSFYSVSDTMKLLHRVHTTFTQPLYAGFGLYWLFGSTVRLCDPKLSV